The proteins below are encoded in one region of Bacillus vallismortis:
- the ade gene encoding adenine deaminase, which produces MNKGELVNRLNASARRQKADIVIQNGKIMDVYNQEWIYEDIAITDGVIVGLGEYEGENVIDAEGQMIVPGFIDGHVHIESSMVTPIEFAKAVLPHGVTTVVTDPHEIANVSGEKGIAFMIEQARQTPLNIHFMLPSSVPAASFERSGAVLKAADLKPFYEEKEVLGLAEVMDYVSVQQAEEDMVQKLLDARIAGKRVDGHLAGLSADLINIYRTAYVLNDHEVTTKEEALDRIRRGMYVMMREGSVAKNTLSVLPAVNEKNARRFFFCTDDKHVDDLLSEGSVNHQVKMAIEAGLDPFLAYQLGSLNAAECYGLDTKGAVAPGFDADLLFVSDLENVTVTKTMVKGQTVTEGGEAVYQDSASAPSPEPALLHSVKLAAPLNKQNFHMPIDPNQPINVIQIIPNQLETRLVRVPAPEGHVFESDTELDLLKIAVVERHKGLKEIGLGVVNGFRLKSGAIATTISHDSHNIIAVGTNDVDIAAAVNKLQEIGGGLTIVNNGDELHSVPLPIAGLLSDQSAEQVNKSLLSLHDQLSKVGFTGGFNPFLTLSFLALPVIPDIKMTTTGLFDVKSFQHITLQ; this is translated from the coding sequence TTGAATAAAGGAGAGCTGGTCAATAGGCTGAATGCTTCAGCCCGAAGACAAAAAGCTGATATCGTCATTCAGAACGGAAAAATCATGGACGTATATAATCAAGAGTGGATATATGAAGATATTGCGATTACAGATGGAGTCATTGTAGGCCTCGGCGAGTATGAAGGCGAAAATGTCATTGATGCAGAGGGACAAATGATTGTTCCGGGTTTTATAGATGGACATGTACATATTGAGTCATCAATGGTAACACCGATTGAGTTCGCTAAAGCGGTATTGCCGCATGGTGTAACGACAGTTGTTACCGATCCGCATGAGATTGCGAATGTATCTGGTGAAAAAGGGATAGCATTTATGATTGAACAGGCTCGGCAAACACCGCTGAATATTCATTTTATGCTTCCCTCCAGTGTGCCTGCCGCAAGCTTTGAGCGATCAGGCGCAGTTCTTAAAGCTGCCGATTTAAAGCCTTTTTACGAAGAGAAAGAAGTCTTAGGGCTAGCTGAAGTCATGGACTATGTGTCAGTTCAGCAGGCTGAAGAAGATATGGTTCAGAAACTGCTCGATGCCCGTATTGCAGGAAAGCGGGTTGACGGTCATTTAGCGGGTTTATCGGCAGATCTCATTAATATTTATAGAACTGCATATGTCTTAAATGACCATGAAGTAACAACGAAGGAGGAAGCGCTTGATCGCATTAGAAGAGGGATGTATGTCATGATGCGTGAAGGATCAGTCGCAAAAAACACTCTCAGTGTGCTGCCGGCAGTGAATGAAAAGAACGCACGCCGTTTCTTCTTTTGTACAGATGATAAGCATGTGGATGATTTATTGTCAGAGGGAAGTGTGAATCATCAGGTGAAAATGGCGATTGAAGCCGGACTCGACCCTTTTTTAGCCTATCAATTAGGAAGCCTTAACGCAGCTGAATGCTACGGATTAGATACAAAGGGAGCGGTTGCCCCGGGTTTTGACGCCGATTTGCTCTTTGTTTCTGATCTGGAAAACGTCACTGTCACAAAGACAATGGTAAAAGGACAGACTGTTACTGAAGGTGGTGAAGCAGTCTATCAAGATAGTGCTTCAGCTCCCTCACCAGAACCGGCCCTGCTTCATTCTGTTAAACTCGCTGCGCCTCTTAATAAACAAAATTTTCATATGCCAATCGATCCAAATCAGCCAATCAATGTGATTCAAATCATTCCAAATCAGCTTGAAACACGGCTGGTACGTGTTCCTGCTCCTGAAGGGCATGTTTTTGAGTCTGACACTGAGCTCGATTTGTTAAAGATTGCTGTTGTTGAGCGGCATAAAGGGTTAAAAGAAATCGGACTTGGTGTTGTGAATGGATTTAGATTGAAGAGTGGAGCGATTGCCACAACCATTTCGCACGATTCCCATAATATTATTGCCGTCGGGACAAACGATGTTGATATCGCGGCTGCAGTTAATAAGCTTCAGGAAATTGGCGGAGGATTAACCATTGTAAATAATGGAGACGAGCTTCATTCAGTACCGCTGCCGATTGCGGGTTTACTATCAGACCAATCAGCGGAGCAGGTGAATAAAAGCTTGCTGTCGCTGCATGATCAATTGTCGAAAGTAGGTTTCACAGGCGGATTTAATCCATTTTTGACACTGTCGTTTTTGGCTTTGCCTGTCATCCCTGATATCAAAATGACGACAACGGGATTATTTGATGTTAAGTCATTCCAGCACATAACATTGCAATAA